One region of Candidatus Angelobacter sp. genomic DNA includes:
- a CDS encoding 1,4-alpha-glucan branching protein domain-containing protein: MTQGYLALVLHAHLPFVRHPEHEKFLEENWLFEAITESYVPLIQVMDGWLRDGMETRLTLTLTPTLCSMLLDPLLQERYARHLNGLIELAEKEVYRTRWEEAFRPLAAMYHERFVSIRDTYSAYGRNLVGAFRKFQEHGRLEIITCAATHALLPLLVNHPPSIRAQILTARDHYRSCFGRDPRGIWLPECAYTDGVENALQEANIRWFITDTHGVLHANPRPRYGVFAPIFTPNGIAAFGRDLDSAKQVWSRHEGYPGDARYRDFYRDVGFDLDFDYVRPWLPSPEVRGFTGIKYHRITGGPGPKEVYNRQTAWRAADEHAGHFLAARMEQIQKLAGIMARPPLILSPYDAELFGHWWYEGPEWLDLFVRKTYYDQKLFRLVTPEGYLRRHPTQQVAAPSASSWGEEGYLRVWLNETNEWIYPHLDLAQERMTQLAQRFRRATGLTERALKQAARELLLAQASDWPFILRTGTSPDYARKRVRDHLLRFLALHEQLTTTRVDEAWLKRIEWLDNIFPDVNDRYWDDQERRTA; this comes from the coding sequence ATGACCCAAGGCTACCTCGCACTTGTCCTGCACGCGCACCTGCCGTTTGTCCGGCATCCGGAGCACGAAAAGTTTCTCGAGGAGAACTGGCTGTTCGAGGCCATCACCGAGAGTTACGTGCCGCTCATCCAGGTCATGGATGGCTGGTTGCGCGACGGCATGGAAACGCGCCTCACGTTGACGCTCACACCCACGCTCTGCTCCATGCTGCTCGACCCGCTCCTGCAGGAACGTTACGCGCGGCATTTGAACGGTCTGATCGAGCTGGCGGAAAAGGAGGTTTATCGCACGCGATGGGAGGAGGCCTTTCGACCGCTCGCCGCGATGTATCACGAGCGGTTCGTCAGCATCCGGGACACTTACTCTGCCTACGGACGCAATCTCGTCGGCGCGTTCCGCAAGTTTCAAGAGCACGGCAGGCTGGAAATCATCACCTGCGCCGCAACGCACGCGCTGCTGCCGCTGCTGGTGAATCATCCACCCTCCATCCGCGCGCAAATCCTGACCGCCCGCGATCATTACCGAAGTTGTTTCGGCCGCGATCCGCGCGGCATCTGGCTTCCGGAATGCGCCTATACCGACGGAGTGGAAAATGCCTTGCAGGAGGCGAACATCCGCTGGTTCATCACCGACACGCATGGTGTGCTGCACGCGAATCCTCGTCCTCGCTATGGCGTGTTCGCGCCCATCTTCACGCCGAACGGCATCGCCGCGTTTGGACGCGACCTCGATTCCGCGAAACAGGTCTGGTCGCGTCACGAGGGCTATCCGGGCGACGCGCGTTATCGCGATTTCTACCGCGACGTCGGCTTCGACCTCGATTTCGATTACGTGCGGCCCTGGCTGCCATCGCCGGAAGTGCGGGGTTTCACCGGCATCAAATATCATCGCATCACCGGCGGTCCGGGCCCGAAGGAGGTTTACAACCGCCAGACCGCGTGGCGCGCGGCTGACGAGCACGCCGGCCATTTTCTGGCCGCGCGCATGGAGCAGATTCAAAAGCTCGCCGGCATCATGGCCCGCCCGCCGCTCATCCTTTCGCCTTACGACGCCGAGTTGTTCGGCCACTGGTGGTATGAAGGCCCGGAATGGCTCGATCTGTTCGTCCGGAAAACCTATTACGACCAGAAGCTTTTCAGGCTGGTCACGCCAGAGGGATATTTGCGGCGGCATCCGACACAACAGGTCGCCGCGCCGAGCGCATCAAGCTGGGGCGAGGAAGGTTACTTGCGTGTGTGGTTGAACGAAACAAATGAATGGATTTACCCCCATCTCGACTTGGCGCAGGAACGGATGACTCAACTGGCGCAGCGGTTTCGCCGGGCGACCGGTCTGACGGAGCGGGCCCTGAAACAGGCGGCGCGCGAACTTCTCCTTGCCCAGGCCAGCGACTGGCCGTTCATCCTGCGCACGGGCACCAGCCCGGACTACGCCCGCAAGCGCGTGAGGGACCATCTGCTTCGCTTCCTCGCATTGCACGAACAACTCACCACCACGCGCGTGGACGAAGCCTGGCTCAAGAGGATTGAGTGGTTGGACAATATTTTCCCGGACGTGAACGATCGCTACTGGGACGATCAAGAGCGGAGGACCGCTTGA